The following proteins are co-located in the Labrys monachus genome:
- a CDS encoding DUF2177 family protein — translation MARFLAAYAGAALCLLGLDLVWLTQMTSLLYRPFLGPLMADRVSPAPAVLFYALYLVGVVQLAVAVSGHWREAVLRGALLGLVAYGTYDLTNHATLKGWPAVLTLADMAWGTVLTACAAGIGYAAASRLGRSPYALT, via the coding sequence ATGGCGAGGTTTCTGGCGGCCTATGCGGGGGCGGCGCTGTGCCTTCTCGGCCTCGACCTGGTCTGGCTGACCCAGATGACGTCGCTCCTCTATCGCCCCTTCCTCGGCCCTCTCATGGCCGACCGGGTGTCGCCGGCGCCGGCCGTGCTGTTCTACGCGCTCTATCTGGTCGGAGTGGTGCAACTGGCCGTCGCCGTCTCCGGCCATTGGCGCGAGGCCGTGCTGCGCGGCGCCCTGCTCGGGCTCGTCGCCTATGGCACCTACGACCTCACCAACCATGCGACGCTGAAGGGCTGGCCGGCGGTGCTGACCCTCGCCGACATGGCGTGGGGCACCGTGCTGACGGCCTGCGCCGCCGGCATCGGCTATGCCGCAGCGTCGAGGCTGGGCCGCAGCCCATATGCGCTAACTTAA
- a CDS encoding TIGR02300 family protein, whose amino-acid sequence MARPELGTKRVCPTTGRKFYDLNKDPIISPYTGQVVTIAAPLLRNARPDAIAPRAVPVESEVELDPVADAELISLEEADDEAGATKVAAVDDDIDVEDDAAPGDDTFLEEDEDESDDVIDLIGDGIEDDEEP is encoded by the coding sequence GTGGCCAGACCTGAACTTGGCACTAAGCGCGTCTGTCCGACGACGGGGCGCAAATTCTACGATCTCAACAAGGATCCGATCATCTCGCCCTATACGGGGCAGGTGGTGACGATCGCCGCGCCGCTTCTGCGCAACGCCCGCCCCGACGCCATCGCGCCCCGCGCCGTGCCGGTCGAGAGCGAGGTCGAACTCGATCCGGTGGCCGATGCCGAACTCATCAGCCTGGAAGAGGCCGATGACGAGGCGGGTGCCACCAAGGTGGCGGCGGTCGACGACGACATCGACGTCGAGGACGATGCGGCGCCCGGCGACGATACCTTCCTCGAGGAAGACGAGGACGAGAGCGACGACGTCATCGATCTGATCGGCGACGGCATCGAGGACGACGAGGAGCCGTGA